From the genome of Methanofervidicoccus abyssi, one region includes:
- a CDS encoding 7-carboxy-7-deazaguanine synthase QueE gives MISEVFSSIMGEGKYIGRRYIFIRFRGCPLQCIYCDENIKNNMPSRVEKSPGSGVFQEYPHIERDLIEIVNHLKTPDLFAVSFTGGEPLLHHKILKEYSEELRNLGYKIHLESNGIYPERLFFFDYASIDIKLPEHFRSLDEEEYRKIYKLELRSIKKLYSMGSDVYAKVVVMEDCDPEVVESVAKDISDIGDITLCIQPVTPINDNIKPIPQRKLLEVMKLCGRYLKDNVMCTPQIHKYLGML, from the coding sequence TTGATAAGTGAGGTATTCTCCTCCATAATGGGTGAAGGTAAATACATAGGAAGGAGATACATATTTATAAGATTTAGAGGCTGCCCACTTCAATGTATCTACTGTGATGAGAATATAAAGAATAATATGCCTTCCAGGGTTGAAAAGAGCCCAGGAAGTGGTGTATTTCAGGAATATCCACATATAGAAAGGGACCTCATAGAGATAGTAAATCACTTAAAAACTCCAGATCTCTTCGCAGTATCCTTTACAGGTGGAGAGCCACTACTACACCACAAAATATTAAAGGAATACTCGGAGGAACTTCGGAATTTGGGGTATAAGATTCATCTAGAGAGTAACGGAATATATCCAGAGAGGTTGTTCTTCTTCGACTATGCATCTATCGATATAAAACTACCTGAACACTTCAGAAGTTTGGATGAAGAAGAATATAGGAAGATTTACAAGTTAGAATTGAGGTCTATCAAAAAACTCTACAGTATGGGATCAGACGTATACGCCAAGGTAGTTGTTATGGAAGATTGTGATCCAGAGGTTGTTGAAAGTGTTGCAAAAGATATCTCAGATATAGGTGATATTACCTTATGCATCCAACCTGTAACTCCGATAAATGACAATATTAAACCTATTCCCCAGAGAAAACTGTTGGAAGTTATGAAACTCTGTGGAAGGTATCTCAAAGATAACGTAATGTGCACCCCGCAGATACACAAGTATTTAGGGATGTTATAA
- a CDS encoding CBS domain-containing protein: protein MGDLERYLTSTPVKEIMATDVIYVYPEEGIVKAFEKLLKYRISCLPVVDRDGKIVGIVTTTDIGHNLIEDRYTLDTTVGDVMTKEVVTIKPDEPVINAIKKMDEYGGKEEIINQLPVVDENRELVGIVSDGDIIRFISRCIKNTAH from the coding sequence ATGGGAGATCTGGAAAGATATCTAACTTCTACTCCTGTAAAGGAGATTATGGCAACAGATGTTATATACGTCTATCCAGAGGAAGGGATAGTAAAGGCCTTTGAAAAACTTCTGAAGTACAGAATAAGTTGTTTACCAGTAGTCGATAGGGATGGAAAGATAGTTGGAATAGTTACCACTACAGATATTGGACATAACCTTATAGAGGATAGATACACCTTGGATACTACAGTTGGAGATGTTATGACTAAGGAAGTAGTTACCATAAAACCAGATGAGCCAGTGATCAACGCTATAAAAAAGATGGATGAGTATGGAGGTAAGGAAGAGATTATCAATCAACTACCTGTGGTAGATGAAAACCGTGAATTAGTTGGAATAGTATCCGATGGAGACATAATAAGGTTTATATCGAGATGTATAAAAAACACAGCCCATTAA
- a CDS encoding archease — translation MYKYFGTMADMGVIAEGETLEEAFREAARALTDLMVDINTVERKVRKKITVKSEDLYSLLYDFLTEILIIRDSEGIVFSDFDIKIERDKENDGYSLECIAYGEELNRKKHTPKEEVKAITYHKMEIEEKDGRYTIKYIVDI, via the coding sequence ATGTATAAATACTTTGGAACTATGGCAGATATGGGGGTTATTGCTGAAGGAGAAACTCTTGAAGAGGCGTTTAGAGAGGCTGCAAGAGCACTTACCGACCTGATGGTGGATATAAACACTGTTGAGAGAAAAGTTAGAAAAAAGATCACTGTTAAATCGGAGGATCTCTACAGTCTTCTCTACGACTTCCTAACAGAGATCTTAATAATAAGGGACAGTGAAGGTATTGTATTTTCAGATTTCGATATAAAGATAGAGAGAGATAAAGAAAATGATGGATACAGTTTGGAATGTATTGCCTATGGGGAAGAGTTGAATAGGAAAAAACATACTCCTAAGGAAGAGGTGAAAGCAATTACATACCACAAAATGGAGATAGAAGAAAAGGATGGAAGATATACTATAAAATATATAGTAGATATCTAA